The following coding sequences lie in one Candidatus Krumholzibacteriia bacterium genomic window:
- a CDS encoding C25 family cysteine peptidase, with translation MRPAVRVLTTAPHLLILSTLIVVALVAPGRAATVDLELRAADLSVTASDGEVRLVLPGAHALRHTGRPELPARAFTFAVAPDRTVVSAGLVGGQWVRVPLDAAPRVVEPLEPFEARGLGVESVFSDEQLADAVYYPPVEARPVGRRVWHGQAMVTVEVYPVRVDARGDVWLREGATLDVTFGPADPPGDIVRRERALPGWDRRVTDALRRRVVDPTRIRVDRKSAALDAPVSVEASAAVGPTLDSRPVQHLILTTSELAPSFQRLADHRNRLGMSSLVVTVEDVLATTRKGVDLAETLRNYVRDAYSLWGVDYLLLGGDTQIVPTRYVRNDFYPSGSFTDIPTDLYYGGLDGNWNADGDAVFGEHYRSSADRGDDADFDAEVSVGRATVTTVAGAEAFVDKVIAYEIPATTDWQHGALLASEVLFPLGWKTGDPVQLDGAFLSEALIDSAFAPCAAEPWNVERHYEIPENYPAANPVSPQGVIDALDTGNFGVFHHVGHGFYFNMSVGPGALVPADADGLTNGPNYFLLYSLNCSSSAFDFNCLNERFVRNPQGGAMASLGSSRAAFPSAAKPLQEEFYRAWLCEGVDRVGDIYTMSRQPFLVSTLFNTVQRWTQMVYTLLGDPAMPLFRDEPVEATIAAPSQITLGNADPSLFVFGPGGVPLEGVTVSATKNGEDTMVATTGPNGSVALDFAAESPGDIAVWASGQQIVPTSTTVTVVEGSESVATVQGFALDDDANAPSDGNDNGRAEAGERVALLPTIGNATGVQHPGGDVLLRLDDPYVTVVDSLSSFGVVAGSSTVSADTPVTLEIDPAAPDGHAVELRFLVDDGGGQAVLDLEALTLEAAELEVVGLRFDDGGDGIVTSGESATVLVDLKNYGAGSAEGLTGSLVVTDGDAIVDDTSASWPAIEGALGVASTTTDAFGITVNGDASAVSAELTVTDSQGRTLVHPFDLVAPPKVQGLSLASAGAGRIQIEWSKSAAVDLMGYRVYRRADGAPAFTLATPDVLVGSATFFDEGLDPLTTFDYAVSAVDSGGVEGPLSDELAASTNPPEISCFPLPLGLETSGALAISDVDDDGVRDMVIGAETVYLIDGECQEPLDGDNDAQTFGPIYDASARFEPSSITLGDLDPNRRGLEIVAMNRDTRELLVLDGQGNVLPGWPQTLANWAWGTAVVGDLDGDGTASVPDNEIVINDLSGFTYAFHHDGTEVADGDANPSTVGVIAPRRQQDVGGTTYTEFFGRTTPALFDVDGDGSLEILFGSKYQNANAPDYFYALRTDGSGTNAPGWPKQFAPQSVFLASPSLADIDRDGVTEIIAPCENDSLYVWEPDGSNQPGFPVHLPNNAVNFDSLTPSPAVGNFDADADLEFVAVGITRTNIDGKQVYRSTLKIYDPDGTVLAGWPVVVEDLSESSPVVGDVDGDGQLDVVYGIGGTEADDALFAFTAAGEPVRGFPIPINGFVRATPTLTDFDQNGTLDLALATWDRLIHVWDTGAPYDPALAPWPTFRGNVNRSGVFGIQIATSAPAGDTPGTVRRAVLSAATPNPFNPRTTIGFALDSASDDVRLEVFDVQGRRVRTLAQGGFAAGRHSVDWSGLDTQGRTVASGVYYAVLEVDGERVGAQKMALVK, from the coding sequence ATGCGCCCTGCCGTACGTGTACTGACCACGGCTCCCCACCTTCTGATCCTGAGCACGTTGATCGTCGTAGCCCTGGTCGCCCCGGGTCGCGCAGCGACGGTCGACCTCGAGCTCCGCGCCGCGGACCTGAGCGTGACCGCGAGCGACGGTGAGGTCCGGCTGGTGCTGCCGGGCGCCCACGCCCTGCGCCACACGGGTCGTCCCGAGTTGCCCGCGCGGGCCTTCACCTTCGCCGTCGCGCCCGATCGGACCGTGGTGTCGGCCGGGCTCGTCGGCGGGCAGTGGGTCCGGGTGCCTCTCGACGCGGCGCCCCGGGTCGTCGAGCCGCTGGAGCCCTTCGAGGCGCGGGGCCTCGGGGTCGAGTCCGTCTTCTCCGACGAACAGCTCGCCGATGCTGTGTACTACCCGCCCGTCGAGGCGCGCCCGGTCGGGCGGCGGGTGTGGCACGGTCAGGCCATGGTGACGGTCGAGGTCTATCCCGTGCGCGTGGACGCGCGCGGAGACGTGTGGCTGCGCGAGGGCGCGACCCTGGACGTGACCTTCGGGCCCGCGGATCCCCCCGGCGACATCGTGCGGCGGGAGCGAGCGCTGCCCGGTTGGGACCGGCGGGTGACCGATGCCCTCCGGCGCCGAGTGGTCGACCCCACGCGCATCCGTGTCGACCGGAAGTCCGCGGCGCTCGACGCCCCGGTCTCCGTCGAGGCTTCGGCCGCGGTCGGTCCCACGCTCGACAGCCGGCCGGTGCAGCACCTGATCCTGACCACCAGCGAGCTGGCTCCGTCGTTCCAACGTCTGGCCGACCATCGCAATCGGCTGGGGATGTCGTCCCTGGTCGTGACGGTCGAGGACGTGCTCGCCACCACCCGGAAGGGTGTCGACCTGGCCGAGACCCTCCGCAACTACGTGCGCGATGCCTACTCGCTGTGGGGAGTGGACTACCTTCTGCTGGGGGGCGACACCCAGATCGTACCGACGCGCTACGTGCGCAACGACTTCTACCCTTCGGGGTCGTTCACCGACATTCCCACCGATCTGTACTACGGGGGTCTCGACGGGAACTGGAACGCCGACGGGGACGCGGTCTTCGGTGAGCACTATCGCAGCAGCGCCGACCGCGGCGACGACGCGGACTTCGACGCCGAGGTGTCGGTCGGCCGGGCCACCGTCACCACGGTGGCCGGTGCCGAGGCCTTCGTCGACAAGGTCATCGCCTACGAGATCCCGGCGACCACGGACTGGCAGCACGGCGCGCTCCTGGCGAGCGAGGTCCTCTTCCCGCTGGGATGGAAGACCGGGGACCCCGTGCAGCTCGACGGTGCCTTCCTCAGCGAGGCCCTGATCGACTCGGCCTTCGCGCCGTGCGCGGCGGAGCCCTGGAACGTCGAACGGCACTACGAGATCCCGGAGAACTACCCGGCTGCGAATCCCGTGAGTCCGCAGGGCGTGATCGACGCGCTCGACACCGGGAACTTCGGTGTGTTCCACCACGTCGGGCACGGCTTCTACTTCAACATGAGCGTCGGGCCCGGCGCCCTCGTGCCCGCCGACGCCGACGGACTGACCAACGGCCCGAACTACTTCCTGCTCTACTCCTTGAACTGCAGTTCGTCGGCCTTCGACTTCAACTGTCTCAACGAGCGTTTCGTCCGCAACCCGCAGGGGGGCGCCATGGCGTCGCTCGGCAGTTCGCGGGCGGCCTTCCCGAGCGCGGCCAAGCCGCTGCAGGAGGAGTTCTATCGCGCGTGGCTGTGCGAGGGCGTCGATCGCGTGGGGGACATCTACACCATGTCCCGGCAGCCCTTTCTCGTCAGCACCCTGTTCAACACCGTGCAGCGGTGGACCCAGATGGTCTACACGCTGCTCGGCGACCCGGCCATGCCGCTGTTCCGGGACGAACCCGTCGAGGCGACGATCGCAGCGCCCTCCCAGATCACGTTGGGCAACGCGGATCCTTCGCTGTTCGTGTTCGGCCCCGGTGGTGTACCCCTCGAGGGGGTCACCGTGAGCGCGACGAAGAACGGCGAGGACACCATGGTTGCGACGACCGGGCCCAACGGTTCCGTGGCCCTGGACTTCGCGGCCGAGAGTCCCGGCGACATCGCGGTGTGGGCCTCGGGACAGCAGATCGTGCCCACGTCGACCACCGTGACGGTGGTCGAGGGCAGCGAGTCGGTGGCCACGGTGCAGGGCTTCGCGCTGGACGACGACGCGAACGCCCCGAGCGATGGCAACGACAACGGCCGGGCCGAGGCCGGTGAGCGCGTGGCCCTGCTTCCGACCATCGGGAATGCCACGGGAGTCCAGCATCCCGGCGGTGACGTCCTGCTGCGCTTGGACGACCCCTATGTCACGGTGGTCGACAGCCTGAGCAGCTTCGGCGTGGTCGCCGGATCGTCGACGGTGTCGGCCGACACCCCGGTCACGCTGGAGATCGATCCTGCCGCCCCCGACGGTCACGCTGTGGAGCTGCGCTTCCTGGTCGACGACGGGGGTGGGCAGGCCGTCCTCGACCTCGAGGCCCTCACGCTGGAAGCAGCGGAGTTGGAGGTGGTCGGTCTGCGCTTCGACGACGGCGGCGACGGAATCGTGACGAGCGGGGAGAGCGCGACCGTGCTGGTCGACCTCAAGAACTACGGTGCGGGCTCGGCCGAGGGACTGACGGGATCGCTCGTGGTCACCGACGGCGACGCGATCGTCGACGACACGTCGGCGTCGTGGCCGGCCATCGAGGGTGCCCTGGGCGTCGCGAGCACGACCACCGATGCGTTCGGGATCACCGTGAACGGCGACGCATCGGCCGTGTCGGCCGAGCTCACCGTGACCGACTCGCAGGGCCGCACTCTCGTCCATCCCTTCGACCTGGTCGCTCCGCCGAAGGTGCAGGGGCTGAGTCTGGCGAGCGCAGGCGCGGGGCGGATCCAGATCGAGTGGTCGAAGTCCGCCGCCGTCGACCTGATGGGATACCGGGTGTACCGCCGGGCCGACGGTGCCCCGGCGTTCACCCTGGCCACGCCCGACGTCCTGGTCGGATCGGCCACCTTCTTCGACGAAGGCCTCGATCCGCTGACGACCTTCGACTACGCGGTGAGCGCGGTGGACTCGGGCGGGGTCGAAGGGCCGTTGTCCGACGAACTGGCCGCGTCGACCAATCCCCCCGAGATCAGCTGCTTCCCGCTGCCACTCGGGCTCGAGACGAGCGGTGCGCTGGCGATCTCCGACGTCGACGACGACGGGGTTCGCGACATGGTGATCGGCGCCGAGACCGTCTACCTGATCGACGGCGAGTGCCAGGAGCCGCTGGACGGCGACAACGACGCGCAGACCTTCGGTCCGATCTACGACGCGTCGGCGCGCTTCGAACCCTCCTCGATCACGCTCGGGGACCTCGATCCGAACCGGCGCGGCTTGGAGATCGTGGCCATGAACCGCGACACGCGTGAACTCCTGGTGCTCGACGGGCAGGGCAACGTGCTGCCCGGCTGGCCGCAGACGCTGGCGAACTGGGCGTGGGGCACGGCGGTGGTCGGCGATCTCGACGGCGACGGCACGGCCTCGGTGCCCGACAACGAGATCGTGATCAACGACCTGAGTGGCTTCACCTATGCCTTCCACCACGACGGAACCGAGGTCGCCGACGGGGACGCGAATCCCTCGACGGTGGGAGTGATCGCGCCGCGCCGGCAGCAGGACGTGGGAGGGACCACGTACACCGAGTTCTTCGGCCGCACCACGCCGGCCCTGTTCGACGTCGACGGTGACGGCAGCCTCGAGATCCTGTTCGGGAGCAAGTACCAGAACGCGAACGCGCCCGACTACTTCTACGCGCTGCGGACCGACGGGTCGGGGACGAATGCGCCGGGTTGGCCGAAGCAGTTCGCCCCGCAGTCGGTCTTCCTGGCCAGTCCGTCGCTGGCGGACATCGATCGTGACGGTGTGACCGAGATCATCGCGCCGTGCGAGAACGATTCGTTGTACGTCTGGGAGCCCGACGGATCGAACCAGCCTGGTTTCCCGGTCCACCTGCCGAACAACGCCGTGAACTTCGATTCGCTCACGCCCTCACCGGCGGTCGGGAACTTCGATGCCGACGCGGACCTCGAGTTCGTGGCCGTGGGGATCACGCGGACGAACATCGACGGCAAGCAAGTGTACCGCAGCACCCTGAAGATCTACGATCCCGACGGCACCGTACTGGCTGGGTGGCCGGTCGTGGTCGAGGACCTGTCGGAGTCGAGTCCGGTGGTCGGCGACGTCGACGGCGACGGACAGCTCGACGTGGTGTACGGGATCGGCGGCACCGAAGCCGACGACGCCCTGTTCGCCTTCACCGCCGCGGGCGAGCCGGTGCGTGGGTTCCCGATTCCGATCAACGGTTTCGTGCGCGCCACGCCGACACTGACCGACTTCGATCAGAACGGGACCCTCGATCTGGCCCTTGCCACGTGGGACCGTCTGATCCACGTGTGGGACACGGGTGCGCCCTACGATCCCGCGCTCGCCCCGTGGCCCACCTTCCGCGGCAACGTGAATCGCTCCGGAGTCTTCGGGATCCAGATCGCCACGTCGGCACCCGCCGGCGATACCCCCGGGACCGTGCGACGTGCGGTCCTGAGCGCGGCCACGCCGAATCCCTTCAATCCCCGCACCACGATCGGCTTCGCGCTGGACAGCGCGTCGGACGACGTGCGGCTCGAGGTCTTCGACGTGCAGGGACGCCGCGTGCGGACCCTGGCGCAGGGCGGCTTCGCGGCCGGCCGGCACAGCGTGGACTGGAGCGGTCTCGACACGC